From the genome of Limisalsivibrio acetivorans, one region includes:
- a CDS encoding citrate (Si)-synthase yields MGLKDVLKQKIDEHRPRTTKLLKEKGDVKLGDVTIGQAIGGARGVKCLVTDISYLDPFEGIRFRGHTIPEVMDKLPRPDGKDYPYVEGFWYLLLTGDIPTKEQAEEVVEDFKKRAQVPQYVFDTLRAMPRDSHPMTMFSAAIVAMQRESKFAKFYEEGFNKMTAWEPMYEDACDLLAKLPEIAAYIYRIKYKGDTPIAPDKNLDFGGNFAHMMGIDAPYDDVARMYFILHSDHESGNVSAHTTHLVASALSDAYYSLSAGINGLAGPLHGLANQEVLRWIQDVFKKLGGQVPTKEQLTQFLWDTLNSGQVIPGYGHAVLRKTDPRYTSQREYCLNNLPDDELFKVVSMIYEVAPDILKEQGKAKNPWPNVDAQSGVIQWYYGLTEYDFYTVLFGVGRAIGVLANITWDRALGYPIERPKSVTTAMLEEAAGIE; encoded by the coding sequence ATGGGACTTAAAGACGTTCTCAAGCAAAAGATTGATGAGCATCGCCCTCGGACCACCAAGCTCCTCAAGGAGAAAGGTGATGTTAAGCTCGGCGACGTAACTATCGGACAGGCTATCGGCGGTGCAAGGGGTGTTAAGTGCCTCGTAACAGACATCTCCTACCTCGACCCCTTCGAAGGAATCCGTTTCCGCGGACACACTATACCCGAAGTTATGGACAAGCTCCCCAGACCCGACGGTAAGGACTACCCCTACGTTGAAGGCTTCTGGTATCTCCTTCTCACAGGCGATATCCCCACTAAAGAGCAGGCCGAGGAAGTTGTTGAGGACTTCAAGAAAAGAGCTCAGGTTCCCCAGTACGTATTCGATACACTCAGAGCTATGCCCAGGGATTCACACCCCATGACTATGTTCTCCGCTGCCATCGTTGCTATGCAGCGTGAATCAAAGTTCGCAAAGTTCTATGAGGAAGGTTTTAATAAAATGACTGCATGGGAGCCCATGTACGAAGACGCTTGCGATCTTCTTGCTAAGCTTCCCGAAATCGCAGCTTACATCTACAGAATCAAGTACAAGGGCGACACACCCATCGCTCCCGATAAGAACCTCGACTTCGGCGGCAACTTTGCACACATGATGGGCATCGATGCTCCCTATGACGATGTTGCAAGAATGTACTTCATCCTTCACTCCGACCACGAGTCAGGAAACGTTTCTGCACACACTACTCACCTCGTGGCTTCCGCTCTCAGCGATGCTTACTACTCACTCTCCGCTGGAATCAACGGTCTTGCCGGCCCCCTTCACGGCCTCGCAAACCAGGAAGTTCTCAGATGGATCCAGGATGTTTTCAAGAAACTCGGCGGACAGGTTCCCACAAAAGAGCAGCTTACTCAGTTCCTCTGGGATACACTCAACAGCGGTCAGGTTATCCCCGGTTACGGTCATGCAGTTCTCAGAAAGACCGACCCCAGATACACCTCTCAGCGTGAGTACTGCCTGAACAACCTTCCCGATGACGAGCTCTTCAAGGTTGTTTCCATGATCTACGAAGTAGCTCCCGATATCCTCAAGGAGCAGGGTAAAGCTAAGAACCCCTGGCCCAACGTTGACGCACAGTCCGGCGTTATCCAGTGGTACTACGGCCTTACTGAGTACGACTTCTATACAGTTCTCTTCGGTGTCGGTAGAGCAATCGGTGTTCTTGCCAACATCACATGGGACAGAGCTCTCGGTTATCCTATCGAGCGTCCCAAGTCTGTTACTACTGCTATGCTTGAAGAAGCAGCCGGCATCGAGTAA
- a CDS encoding phosphatase PAP2 family protein: MKFIWKRYDKYIFAAIVAALFCFFYFDIPVIEYFDTIPDPVHEFFDDVTIYGSALYSLLAGLIMWAVFRKSDRKVARTGIFLFWSVAVSGLLVDLIKFLAGRYRPTLYFSDNKYGLDFLEYAYEMVSFPSGHSATAFAVGTTFALLIPRSGWFFYPFAALVAFSRIAITKHYPSDVIIGSMFGYLTAVYLLERFYPDLKSANRKKESGQADKNITPKG, encoded by the coding sequence TTGAAATTCATCTGGAAACGTTACGATAAATACATCTTCGCCGCCATAGTTGCGGCATTATTCTGTTTTTTCTATTTTGATATACCTGTGATAGAGTACTTTGACACCATCCCAGATCCGGTACATGAGTTTTTTGATGATGTCACTATTTATGGTAGCGCCCTTTATTCATTACTTGCAGGCCTGATCATGTGGGCAGTCTTTCGTAAGTCTGACCGCAAGGTGGCAAGAACAGGCATATTCCTCTTTTGGTCTGTGGCGGTTTCGGGACTTCTTGTGGATCTGATTAAGTTTCTCGCAGGCAGATACCGACCTACGCTTTATTTCAGCGATAACAAATATGGGCTCGATTTTCTGGAATATGCTTACGAGATGGTGTCTTTCCCCTCTGGTCATTCAGCCACCGCCTTTGCAGTGGGGACTACGTTTGCGCTGCTTATCCCCAGAAGTGGCTGGTTCTTTTATCCTTTTGCCGCATTAGTTGCTTTCAGTCGTATAGCCATTACAAAGCACTACCCAAGCGATGTTATTATAGGCTCTATGTTCGGCTATCTCACTGCTGTTTATCTACTTGAACGGTTTTACCCGGATCTTAAGTCGGCGAACCGTAAGAAAGAAAGTGGTCAAGCGGATAAGAATATTACACCGAAGGGTTAA
- a CDS encoding precorrin-2 dehydrogenase/sirohydrochlorin ferrochelatase family protein produces MFPVVYKISGKEILFAGGDQVHERIASELLTEDPIVTVIAPSVTDNLRTFSRFGRVNIMERWAEASDIERKYKLAFINTGDPELDEELADAAGNAGIPVYCHRNEKLSDFEIPRVLRDRKNGMMLSVCPSVHGDIDPDAFLERVGEFVKDMELEES; encoded by the coding sequence ATGTTCCCTGTTGTCTATAAAATCTCTGGAAAGGAGATACTGTTTGCCGGCGGCGATCAAGTTCATGAGCGCATCGCTTCGGAACTGTTAACAGAGGATCCCATTGTTACAGTTATCGCTCCCTCTGTTACTGATAACCTAAGAACCTTTTCCCGATTCGGCAGGGTGAATATTATGGAGCGCTGGGCAGAAGCTTCGGATATTGAGAGAAAATATAAGCTGGCCTTTATTAATACCGGTGACCCGGAGCTGGACGAGGAGCTTGCAGACGCAGCAGGCAACGCTGGAATCCCTGTTTACTGTCATAGGAATGAAAAGCTGTCAGACTTCGAGATTCCGAGAGTGTTAAGGGACAGGAAAAACGGTATGATGCTGTCGGTGTGTCCTTCTGTTCATGGCGATATTGACCCCGATGCCTTTCTTGAGAGAGTAGGGGAATTTGTAAAAGATATGGAGCTTGAGGAATCTTGA
- a CDS encoding DNA recombination protein RmuC, which translates to MENIIIPSVFFAGLVIGAFLAGVYFNSLRKKQEEMENRKDEELESITASLKDSFDSLSMNALSRNSEEFLKLAKQERKADSGELESKKMLIDQHLNGMGKELEKVTLLINEFEKDRENKFSALSEQIKTTSRNAEELYKVTNSLKEALSSSSKRGRWAERMAEDILRAADFMENINYYKQRTMDNGKRPDFTFPMPNGMILNMDVKFPLDNYLKYLESENDQSFIVAFAKDVKARIKEVASREYIDPEANTLNFALLFMPNEQIYGFIMEKAPEISDYAFEQNVSLCSPVSLFSVLSVIRQAAENYAMEQTSGEVLSLIGSFRKQWGLFAGKLDNLGKKLGDAQKEYETLIGTRRRMLDRPLDKLEQLRQDRGLPLDED; encoded by the coding sequence ATGGAAAACATAATCATACCATCAGTATTTTTCGCAGGGTTAGTTATTGGAGCCTTCCTGGCTGGAGTATACTTTAACTCGCTAAGAAAGAAACAGGAAGAGATGGAAAACCGTAAAGATGAGGAGCTGGAGTCTATAACCGCCAGCCTTAAGGACAGCTTCGACAGCCTCTCCATGAATGCGCTCAGCCGAAACTCCGAGGAATTCCTGAAGCTTGCAAAGCAGGAACGCAAGGCTGATTCCGGGGAACTTGAATCTAAAAAGATGCTCATCGACCAGCACCTGAACGGTATGGGCAAGGAGCTGGAGAAGGTTACCCTTCTAATTAATGAGTTCGAAAAGGATAGAGAAAACAAATTCTCAGCCCTTTCAGAGCAGATTAAGACTACCTCGAGAAACGCCGAAGAACTGTATAAGGTCACAAATTCACTTAAGGAAGCCCTCTCCTCATCATCTAAAAGGGGTCGCTGGGCAGAGCGTATGGCTGAGGACATACTGCGTGCGGCGGATTTCATGGAGAACATAAACTACTACAAACAAAGAACCATGGACAACGGCAAGCGTCCCGACTTCACATTCCCTATGCCGAACGGAATGATACTCAACATGGATGTTAAATTCCCACTCGATAATTACCTGAAATACCTTGAATCGGAAAATGATCAATCATTCATAGTTGCTTTTGCCAAGGATGTTAAGGCAAGAATCAAGGAAGTTGCCTCAAGGGAGTACATCGATCCGGAGGCGAACACACTCAATTTCGCCCTGCTTTTCATGCCCAACGAGCAGATCTACGGCTTCATCATGGAGAAAGCACCTGAGATTTCCGACTATGCCTTTGAACAAAACGTTTCCCTCTGTTCACCGGTATCACTCTTTTCTGTCCTCAGTGTAATACGTCAGGCCGCTGAGAATTACGCCATGGAACAGACCTCCGGCGAGGTTCTTTCACTCATAGGGTCTTTTCGTAAACAGTGGGGGCTGTTCGCCGGCAAGCTGGACAACCTTGGCAAAAAGCTTGGTGACGCCCAAAAGGAGTATGAGACACTCATAGGAACGCGCAGACGCATGCTGGACAGGCCGCTGGATAAACTGGAACAGCTCAGGCAGGACAGAGGACTGCCTCTCGATGAGGACTGA
- a CDS encoding class I SAM-dependent methyltransferase, producing the protein MDNPFENFSDEYDSWFDRNPHLFESEIKALKAAQKKGRSLEIGIGTGQFAVPLGIGHGVEPAPQMYKKLAGSGIHIINGVAEALPYKPGAFDFVLIVTSICFVKEPLQAVGEAYRVLRKGGRLSIAIVDRESTLGKVYLAKKDKSLFYAEAKFFSSHEIYMLMFNSGFKDISALQTLFSMDKEKVDEPEPGYGKGSFVVISGEKL; encoded by the coding sequence ATGGACAACCCTTTCGAGAATTTCTCGGATGAATACGATTCTTGGTTTGATAGAAACCCGCATCTGTTTGAGTCCGAAATTAAAGCATTAAAAGCAGCACAAAAAAAGGGAAGGTCACTTGAAATTGGCATCGGAACAGGGCAGTTTGCCGTACCTTTAGGTATAGGCCACGGGGTGGAGCCTGCGCCGCAGATGTATAAGAAGCTTGCAGGAAGCGGAATACACATCATCAATGGGGTGGCGGAGGCTCTTCCCTATAAACCTGGAGCATTCGATTTTGTATTGATAGTAACCAGTATCTGCTTCGTTAAAGAGCCCCTGCAAGCAGTCGGAGAGGCATACCGAGTCCTAAGAAAAGGGGGCAGGCTCAGTATTGCTATCGTGGACAGAGAAAGTACCCTCGGCAAGGTGTATCTTGCCAAAAAGGATAAGAGCCTATTCTACGCAGAGGCCAAGTTCTTCTCATCTCATGAAATTTATATGCTCATGTTCAATTCCGGCTTCAAGGATATTTCCGCCTTGCAGACACTCTTCAGTATGGACAAAGAAAAAGTGGATGAGCCTGAACCGGGATACGGTAAAGGTAGTTTTGTGGTTATATCTGGTGAAAAGCTTTAG
- a CDS encoding DUF2231 domain-containing protein has product MDREELSKFDGKEGRKAYVGFKGKVYDVTESRLWKEGQHVKRHYAGRDLTEDLEKAPHADEVFERFEVIDELVSSKEKEAKDKEQETEDKLREIYRRLHPHPMFIHYPMGLLAFTIMMQAVFLLTGKSSFELAAFYSLVVGTVSILPAAGSGLFSWWVNYNFSTTKVFVYKLSFTGILFVITTCEVLMRFSRPEISYTGDGASIAYNTLVFLNLPVLAVIGYNGGKITWG; this is encoded by the coding sequence TTGGATAGAGAAGAACTGAGTAAGTTTGACGGCAAAGAAGGGCGTAAGGCATACGTTGGCTTTAAGGGTAAGGTTTATGATGTTACTGAAAGCCGTCTCTGGAAGGAAGGGCAGCACGTTAAAAGGCACTATGCAGGACGTGACCTTACCGAAGATTTGGAGAAGGCTCCCCACGCCGATGAGGTGTTTGAGCGGTTCGAGGTTATAGATGAGCTTGTAAGCTCAAAAGAAAAAGAGGCAAAGGATAAGGAGCAGGAAACCGAGGATAAGCTACGGGAGATATACCGTAGACTGCACCCGCACCCAATGTTTATTCATTATCCCATGGGGCTTCTGGCCTTCACCATAATGATGCAGGCTGTTTTCCTGCTTACAGGGAAATCATCCTTCGAGCTGGCAGCATTCTATTCACTCGTTGTGGGTACAGTTTCCATACTCCCCGCCGCAGGTTCAGGGCTTTTCAGCTGGTGGGTAAACTATAACTTTTCGACGACCAAGGTTTTTGTGTATAAGCTTTCATTCACAGGGATACTATTCGTTATCACAACCTGCGAGGTGCTTATGCGATTTTCAAGGCCGGAGATCTCCTACACAGGGGATGGTGCAAGCATAGCTTATAATACACTCGTATTCCTGAATCTTCCAGTTCTTGCAGTTATCGGGTATAACGGCGGAAAGATCACCTGGGGCTGA
- a CDS encoding molybdopterin-binding protein: protein MRKISVDESVGETLAYDITEVSLEKNIKRRAFKRGHLITDDDIPFLKNLGRRNIFVADGDDTDVHEDDAARITAPLAAGENVSYDAESSEGKVNFYAEVDGVFHVDRDRLYEINSLEIPSMPTIHDCFPVKKGDAVAAFRIIPLTCDKSVMDSIEDILSEPILSVNPYKLKTAGILVTGNEVYEGRIKDAFIPKLTTKLKAWNIEVKATSIAPDDEDFIVRELSWMLEECDFILTTGGTSVDPDDITADALRKAGVKLLSRGNPIQPGNNLDIGYAKGKPVLSVPAAALFFHATALDIFLPRILAEEEITKENIASMGHGGLCLFCKTCHFPVCPFGRGAL from the coding sequence ATGAGAAAGATCAGCGTTGATGAGTCGGTGGGGGAGACCCTCGCCTATGATATAACAGAGGTAAGCCTTGAGAAAAACATAAAGAGGCGGGCCTTTAAACGTGGTCATTTGATCACAGATGATGATATACCTTTTCTGAAGAACCTGGGCAGGCGAAACATCTTCGTTGCCGATGGTGACGATACAGATGTCCATGAGGACGACGCCGCCCGGATAACTGCGCCACTCGCCGCAGGCGAAAATGTAAGCTACGACGCAGAATCCTCCGAAGGCAAGGTGAACTTCTACGCCGAAGTGGACGGCGTATTCCATGTTGATCGTGACAGGCTATACGAGATAAACAGCCTTGAGATACCATCCATGCCCACGATACATGACTGCTTCCCCGTAAAAAAGGGTGACGCTGTGGCGGCTTTCAGGATAATCCCCCTGACGTGTGATAAAAGCGTTATGGATAGTATCGAGGATATCCTGAGCGAACCTATCCTCAGCGTAAACCCCTATAAACTCAAAACTGCCGGCATACTTGTTACCGGCAACGAGGTTTACGAAGGGCGTATCAAGGATGCCTTCATCCCCAAGCTCACCACAAAGCTGAAGGCTTGGAATATTGAGGTTAAGGCCACCTCCATAGCCCCCGATGACGAGGATTTCATCGTCCGTGAACTCAGCTGGATGCTTGAAGAATGCGACTTTATCCTGACCACAGGGGGAACCTCAGTTGACCCCGATGACATAACCGCCGATGCACTCCGGAAGGCTGGTGTCAAGCTGTTGAGCAGAGGCAACCCCATCCAGCCGGGGAACAACCTCGACATAGGTTATGCAAAGGGTAAGCCTGTACTCTCCGTACCTGCAGCCGCCCTCTTCTTCCACGCCACTGCGCTGGACATATTCCTCCCACGCATCCTTGCCGAGGAAGAGATTACCAAGGAAAATATCGCCTCCATGGGGCACGGCGGTCTTTGCCTCTTCTGCAAAACTTGCCATTTCCCCGTATGCCCCTTCGGAAGAGGTGCACTATGA
- a CDS encoding molybdopterin molybdotransferase MoeA has product MIHTHKEAKAIINGLFKNYGTERISIRESWGRTLAEDIFVPRDYPDVNKSAVDGYAVKAGRTEYTGIGEVAAGGEASRPIEPHEAVFVMTGGTVPEGADAVVRIEDCKVERDSVTIPDNVQAGTCVNPAGDEARKGELAVHKGAIIHRGLYPALYYLGKSKVKVYKRPRIAAFVTGDEIMEVEDEFKEGMVFDTNRRILETYLNPMNLKPDFFGPIGDTEEDVARAFKEMCSEHDIIISSGGISMGKYDFVKKVFQEHDFEVLVERTRIKPGSPLMIARREDKLFIGMPGYPAAFLSNFAYYILPALRKALGIVEYENVLHKAILDTDMPARTGRMDINRAIVNVENGRYHAANPGTQLTSHFISFGGVDGLVLIDPETATLKKGEEADLLLLP; this is encoded by the coding sequence ATGATACACACCCACAAGGAAGCCAAAGCGATAATAAACGGACTTTTCAAGAACTACGGAACCGAGCGCATATCCATTAGAGAGAGCTGGGGGAGAACCCTTGCGGAGGATATCTTCGTCCCACGAGACTACCCCGATGTGAATAAATCCGCCGTGGACGGCTACGCCGTTAAGGCTGGTCGCACAGAATACACAGGTATAGGCGAGGTCGCCGCCGGCGGTGAGGCGAGCCGCCCCATAGAACCCCACGAGGCTGTATTTGTAATGACAGGCGGAACCGTTCCCGAAGGTGCCGATGCCGTTGTCCGCATTGAGGACTGCAAGGTTGAAAGGGACAGCGTTACAATACCTGACAACGTTCAGGCCGGAACATGCGTAAACCCTGCAGGTGATGAAGCTCGAAAGGGTGAACTCGCCGTGCATAAGGGTGCCATCATCCACAGGGGCCTCTACCCCGCCCTGTACTATCTTGGAAAATCTAAGGTAAAGGTTTACAAACGTCCGCGAATTGCCGCCTTCGTAACTGGTGATGAGATAATGGAGGTCGAGGACGAATTCAAAGAGGGTATGGTCTTCGACACGAACAGGCGGATCCTTGAAACATACCTTAACCCCATGAACCTCAAGCCCGACTTCTTCGGCCCCATAGGCGATACCGAAGAGGATGTGGCAAGGGCCTTCAAAGAGATGTGCAGTGAACACGATATAATTATTTCTTCCGGCGGCATCTCCATGGGTAAGTACGATTTTGTCAAGAAGGTGTTTCAGGAACACGACTTCGAGGTACTCGTTGAACGCACAAGGATCAAGCCCGGAAGCCCGCTAATGATAGCGAGGCGTGAGGATAAGCTCTTCATAGGCATGCCCGGCTACCCCGCTGCATTCCTCAGCAACTTCGCATACTATATACTCCCCGCACTGCGCAAGGCACTCGGAATAGTCGAATACGAGAATGTGCTCCACAAAGCAATACTCGATACGGATATGCCCGCAAGGACCGGAAGGATGGATATAAACCGTGCCATAGTGAATGTTGAGAACGGACGATACCATGCAGCAAACCCGGGCACTCAGCTCACATCCCATTTCATTAGCTTCGGCGGAGTAGATGGGCTCGTGTTGATAGACCCTGAGACAGCAACACTTAAGAAAGGGGAAGAGGCGGACCTGCTCCTCCTTCCATAA
- a CDS encoding Na(+)/H(+) antiporter subunit D: MSSMIIPPVFYYLAGALLLMFIKTERRELFYLRNAVLFAVPVISFLHLIQIPEGVYLHYSFLSMDLALFRIDKLSLIFGYAFLIVSVAVIFYGMHLRSSKEFIIGLIYAGCGLGAVFAYDLISLYIFWEVMTVASTFLIWQKNTDEATQAGFRYFVFHLAGGLALLIGIVIYIITTGNTAFEHMGWTDTGTFLIMIGFGVNAAWPFLHTWLVDVYPRASFLGTVMLSVFTTKTAIYTLARGFAGEEILIVAGAIMTAFPIFFAVLENDLRKVLSYSLINQLGFMVVGIGVGTAMAVNAAVGQAFVHIMFKSLLFMGMGAVLHQTGKIKASELGGLYKYMPITTIFTIIGSATISAFPLFSAFVTKSMILSSVAYEGLAIVWLVLLFASAGVLDHSGIKIPFFAFFGHDSGLRPKEAPTNMLIGMGILAFISIFIGVYPPAIYNIMPYAVDYNPYTGDHVVAQMQLLLFSILAFTLLLRSGMYPAEIKAINLDFDWFYRKGARAFVWVVDNPFMAFMNRAKVLFFEAIPVTLSQLSKNPLGLLLSMVSNPEQRVHINRCIISEKDAYLDSMKKHWSIGLSVMLVILFLMVYLLIFLFVS, encoded by the coding sequence ATGAGTAGCATGATAATTCCACCCGTATTTTACTACCTTGCGGGTGCTCTCCTGCTGATGTTCATAAAGACCGAGCGCAGGGAGCTATTCTATCTGCGCAATGCCGTTCTTTTCGCCGTTCCGGTTATCAGCTTTCTGCATTTGATACAGATACCCGAGGGCGTTTACCTGCATTACAGCTTCCTTAGTATGGATCTTGCTCTTTTCCGCATAGATAAGCTTTCCCTTATCTTCGGCTATGCGTTTCTGATAGTCTCCGTTGCCGTAATATTTTACGGTATGCACCTCAGGAGCAGTAAGGAGTTTATAATCGGTCTTATATACGCCGGATGCGGGCTTGGTGCTGTTTTTGCATATGATCTCATAAGCCTCTATATATTCTGGGAGGTAATGACCGTAGCCTCAACCTTCCTCATCTGGCAGAAGAACACCGATGAAGCAACACAGGCGGGTTTCAGGTATTTCGTATTCCATCTTGCCGGCGGGCTTGCCCTGCTCATAGGCATTGTAATCTATATAATAACCACGGGTAATACAGCCTTCGAACACATGGGCTGGACCGATACGGGTACGTTTCTCATTATGATAGGCTTTGGCGTTAACGCAGCATGGCCCTTTCTCCACACATGGCTTGTGGACGTATACCCGAGGGCCAGCTTCCTCGGAACGGTTATGCTCTCTGTTTTTACAACAAAAACAGCGATTTACACCCTTGCCAGAGGGTTTGCCGGTGAGGAGATTCTCATCGTTGCAGGCGCTATTATGACTGCATTTCCCATCTTCTTTGCCGTGCTGGAGAACGACCTGCGTAAGGTGCTCTCATACTCGCTCATCAACCAGCTAGGTTTCATGGTTGTGGGTATCGGCGTGGGCACCGCCATGGCTGTTAATGCCGCCGTTGGGCAGGCGTTTGTGCATATCATGTTCAAATCCCTGCTCTTTATGGGGATGGGAGCTGTTCTTCATCAGACTGGGAAGATCAAGGCGAGCGAACTTGGTGGGCTGTATAAATACATGCCGATTACGACGATATTCACTATCATCGGCTCTGCCACTATATCCGCCTTTCCGCTCTTCTCCGCCTTTGTGACGAAGTCGATGATCCTTTCATCCGTTGCATATGAAGGTCTTGCCATTGTTTGGCTTGTGCTTCTCTTCGCATCGGCGGGTGTGCTTGACCACTCCGGTATCAAGATACCCTTCTTCGCATTCTTCGGGCACGACTCGGGTCTAAGGCCAAAGGAAGCACCTACTAACATGCTTATCGGGATGGGGATTCTCGCCTTCATCAGTATTTTTATCGGCGTCTACCCCCCTGCGATATATAATATTATGCCCTATGCTGTGGACTATAACCCCTACACGGGTGATCACGTTGTGGCGCAGATGCAGCTCCTGCTCTTCTCCATTCTGGCCTTCACTCTGCTGTTGAGGAGCGGAATGTATCCTGCGGAGATAAAGGCCATAAACCTCGATTTCGACTGGTTCTACAGGAAAGGTGCGAGGGCTTTTGTATGGGTTGTGGATAATCCGTTCATGGCTTTTATGAACAGGGCGAAGGTGCTTTTCTTCGAAGCTATACCTGTTACGCTCTCCCAGCTTAGCAAGAACCCGCTGGGGCTGTTGCTCTCAATGGTGTCCAATCCGGAGCAGAGGGTTCACATAAACCGCTGTATAATAAGCGAAAAGGATGCCTATCTCGACAGCATGAAGAAGCACTGGAGTATAGGTCTTTCGGTTATGCTGGTTATACTGTTTCTGATGGTGTATCTGCTGATATTCCTGTTCGTTTCCTAG
- a CDS encoding monovalent cation/H+ antiporter subunit D family protein, with protein sequence MEVIHSTAPLYAMLVSLGAVFAIYFSGKTPNLREFWTIAAAFIKFGIVLYMVPAILQGKEIELTLIEAYPGLDIMFRVDSLGLFFALMASSLWIITSFYSISYVRAMKEHAQTRYFMCFAGSLSATMGAAFAGNLFTMYIFYEMLTLFTYPLILHEETSEAFRGAKIYLTYLLGTSIAFLLPAVLITYFVTGTTDFTAGGLFVEAMSGGTSAGLLGFTFFLFIAGTAKAGIMPFHSWLPNAMVAPTPVSSLLHAVAVVKMGVFVVLRIVLFVFGVDLLKDIGAGTVLAYFASITIIVSSIIAMRQDNIKARLAYSTVSQLSYIVVGVSLLSTSAVKGSIMHMMVHGFSKITLFFWAGAVYVALGKKYISQINGIAKKMPISMAIFTIGALSLIGIPPMAGFISKFYLMKGAVEADMLPIAFVYAGSSFLNACYFLPIIYIAYFKPLSEDLKPGYKEAPVMMLVSMMITSFMVFVLFFFPKILTSFADIVAAGMGGY encoded by the coding sequence ATGGAAGTAATCCATTCCACCGCGCCCCTCTATGCGATGCTGGTATCCCTCGGTGCTGTCTTTGCCATATATTTCTCCGGCAAAACGCCTAATCTGAGGGAGTTCTGGACCATAGCAGCGGCGTTTATCAAGTTCGGTATAGTTCTTTACATGGTCCCTGCTATTCTGCAGGGGAAGGAGATTGAGCTCACCCTTATTGAGGCGTATCCCGGCCTAGACATAATGTTCCGTGTGGATTCGCTGGGTCTCTTCTTCGCCCTTATGGCGTCATCACTATGGATCATCACCTCCTTTTACTCCATAAGCTACGTAAGGGCTATGAAGGAGCACGCTCAAACCAGATACTTTATGTGCTTCGCAGGTTCACTCTCCGCCACCATGGGTGCGGCATTTGCAGGGAACCTTTTTACCATGTATATATTCTACGAGATGCTCACCCTCTTTACATACCCTCTCATTCTCCATGAGGAGACGTCTGAGGCGTTCAGAGGAGCAAAGATATATCTTACCTACCTACTCGGTACATCCATAGCCTTCCTGCTCCCTGCGGTTCTCATAACCTATTTTGTTACCGGAACCACAGACTTCACGGCAGGGGGTCTCTTTGTTGAGGCGATGTCCGGCGGAACCTCTGCGGGTCTGCTGGGCTTCACCTTCTTCCTCTTCATCGCAGGTACGGCCAAGGCGGGTATCATGCCCTTTCACTCGTGGCTGCCGAATGCGATGGTTGCCCCCACTCCGGTAAGCTCCCTGCTCCATGCCGTGGCCGTTGTTAAGATGGGTGTATTCGTTGTTCTGAGGATTGTGCTCTTCGTCTTCGGTGTGGACCTGCTGAAGGATATCGGCGCAGGAACCGTTCTGGCCTATTTTGCATCGATTACGATCATCGTTTCCTCGATAATCGCCATGCGGCAGGACAACATTAAGGCGAGGCTCGCTTATTCCACCGTCAGCCAGCTTTCATACATAGTCGTGGGCGTTTCCCTTCTGAGCACATCCGCAGTGAAGGGGAGTATCATGCATATGATGGTGCACGGCTTCTCGAAGATCACGCTATTCTTCTGGGCGGGTGCGGTATATGTCGCCCTCGGTAAAAAATATATAAGCCAGATAAACGGTATCGCCAAGAAGATGCCCATATCCATGGCTATCTTCACTATCGGCGCACTGTCTCTCATCGGTATACCCCCGATGGCAGGCTTCATAAGCAAGTTTTACCTTATGAAAGGCGCAGTTGAGGCGGATATGCTCCCCATAGCCTTTGTATATGCCGGAAGTTCGTTCCTTAATGCGTGCTACTTCCTCCCCATCATATACATTGCCTACTTCAAGCCCCTTTCCGAGGATTTGAAGCCTGGCTATAAGGAAGCACCTGTTATGATGCTTGTTTCTATGATGATCACATCGTTTATGGTTTTTGTACTGTTTTTCTTCCCGAAGATACTCACAAGCTTCGCAGATATAGTAGCTGCGGGCATGGGCGGATATTAG